Below is a genomic region from uncultured Desulfovibrio sp..
TTACCCAAAGGCCATCAGCCTTACGGATGTGCTGAACAATGCTGAGTTTGCAGAAGCCCAAGCCCGCTATGATGCACATATAGCCAGCTTCAACCAGCGCTATGGCCTTGATGGTTGGGACTATGCCATTGCAGGTTGCTGTGGATTGTTTGCAGCCATGTTGGATATTCTGTGTGTCAGAGCCCCCCTCAAGCCGACTGCCGCTTTCACGCAACAGGCAGACGGAATTTTTAACCGTGCAGTGCAAGAGGCATTCAACAAGCTCATTCCACCCGATTTGAGCAAAAAGCTCAGTGATGCATATACGATTGGAGCTCCAGATTCTTCAGTGATCAGCGACCTTCTGGGAGCCCCAGCAAAAACCATCACTCCAACCAACCATCGTTTGCGCGCGCTGTCGCACGACCCCGTACTAGGCCTCATATTTGGCGTGCTTGATATGCTGCGCAATACCTGCACAGTCGTACACAATGGCAGTATTACGAGCTATTCCAGTACAAAGCCCCCGGTTGGCGGCACGGTTTTTCAGATGATTGGACGAATGTTTGGGCACCTGCTTTCAGACGTGAACGCCCCTTCTGCCAACGGCAACAGGGGGATGGGATTGCCTGCGCCCTTCATGGGCTTGCTGCGCATGTTTGAGAATATCCCTGTTGGTGATTCGAACTTCGGGAAGCAAATCGAATGGATGTACGTTAGAGGCTATGACTTCCGTCAATTCGTAGCAACAAGCATTCCTGTTGCAATTATGGAGGTGCTGCTTCGTGCCTTCTACGTCGGCAAGCAGGTCAAACTATACGATGCTCCTTTTGGACAAACTCTTTTGGACACCGTGCCAACCAGAATGAACCCACGGTTCCGCATACTTCTGGCATTGGCGTTCGGTACATTTAGTGGCGTCAACGCTGGCAGGATGTATATCACTCAAAATCTCCTCAACCTTAACTATGCTTCCTGGATGGGGCTGGCTTGGAACGGCTTCCACGCACTCAAGTGGGCGTTGCTGCAGAAGCATTTTAAGTTATGGGGAGAAATTGAAGCTAAAGAAATCGAACAGCTACAGAGCTATGTTGCACAGCTTGAAGTTCTGGAAATCAAGGCCGCACCACTACCGGTTTGACGCCTATTACTCAAGCACCTCTTGCATACAGTATCACGCGCCATTTATAGGTATAATTCAACACCGAGGAGATACGGGCATGAGGGTTATCTTCCACATATTAATTGCAGTAATTCTGCTCTCAGGCAATGCCTCCGCGGCAAGTAAATCCATGTGCCCCGATAAGGTTTTGGGGACAGAAGCGGTTGAGGGGGTGTATTTAGGAACAGCGTGCGAGGATTTTTGTTACTCGACCATACGACTTCGTAATGGCGAGGACTTAACCTTCCTCTGTGGGGAGGACAATGCCGCCAAGTTTTTCGGGCAGAAAGGGGCACATGTCAAAGCAGCTCTTGAATTGCAGCAATTCTGGAATGAGTTAGGCAATGAATGCTCTCGGCAATATGTATGTAAGGATGGGGGCCCTCTCACCGCCCAACCTCAGACCTTTTCTCTTGATGAATGCATTGATAAAGCCGTTGGTGTGACGGATTCCGTGCTGCAGTGCATCCGACAGGCAACTACTCTGTGGGACAAGCAACTGAACGCCAACTATAAAACCGCACTGTCTTCTCTGGAATCTGAGCAGGACAAGGCCGCGCTCAAAGCTGCCCAACAGGCATGGCTGGTCTGGCGTGACAAGATGGCCATCGCACTCAGAGCACTTGACGGAGGGGGGAGCCTGAGTGCTCTGTCCGCAAATTCTTTCATCCTGGAAGAAACTCAACGACAAGCTGAAAGACTTAAAGCGCAGCAGTAAAAACCCGTTGGATAATTCTGACTAGCTCAAATAACCTGATACAGTTTGCAAAACTTTCTTGCACGATAAAGCCCGCCTCACTTGAGGTCGGGCTTTTCATGCTTCTTTTTTCAAAAATGCTTCTATTGATTATAGCATACATATGCAGCAGCGGAGCTACCGTCCTCTGCGTTGCTCACAGTTCAGAACCACACGAACAGCTGCAGCATATAGCTTTTGACGGCCAGCGTCCAATGGCCGTATACTGGTGGGAATTCAACCTCAAAGTCGGCATGATAAACTGCCCTAGAGCTTAACAAATTCGGCAACCTGTCCATACAATCGGGCCACAAATGATTACAAATTTCCATGCAAAGTATTACGCCCTTGAGTTGATGAAGTCTGGTGGTGCTGGTGTTGATCGCCTTGGACGTGCGTTGTTTGATGCGTGTGTAGATTTGAATCCACACCAGATTGAAGCAGCTCTTTTCGCATTACGCTCACCCATTTCAAAGGGAGTGTTGCTTGCCGACGAGGTCGGCCTTGGCAAGACTATCGAGGCTGGTCTTGTATTATGCCAATACTGGGCAGAACGCAGGCGAAACATTCTGGTTGTTAGTCCCGCCTCGCTTCGCAAGCAGTGGGCACTGGAGCTCGCCGAAAAATTTAATCTGCCATCCATCGTTTTGGATGCAAAAGCTTATAAAGACCAGCAAAAGCTTGGCGTTCTGAACCCGTTCAGGGACAAGCAAATCATCATTTGTTCCATGCACTTTGCCGCCAGCCGTGCGGAAGAACTCAAAGAGATTGCCTGGGATCTTGTGGTTATTGATGAAGCTCACAAACTCCGTAATGCCTACAGGGAAAGCAATCGGTTAGGCCAGCGTATCCGCTGGGCAACTGAAGATCGCAAAAAGCTGCTTTTGACAGCTACGCCTCTGCAAAATT
It encodes:
- a CDS encoding lysozyme inhibitor LprI family protein; the protein is MRVIFHILIAVILLSGNASAASKSMCPDKVLGTEAVEGVYLGTACEDFCYSTIRLRNGEDLTFLCGEDNAAKFFGQKGAHVKAALELQQFWNELGNECSRQYVCKDGGPLTAQPQTFSLDECIDKAVGVTDSVLQCIRQATTLWDKQLNANYKTALSSLESEQDKAALKAAQQAWLVWRDKMAIALRALDGGGSLSALSANSFILEETQRQAERLKAQQ